The window CTATGACATCGACAGCGGGATCGGGCTGATAATGATGAACCATCCGCGACGCGCCGAAGACGGGAATTCAGGCTTGCGCGTTGGAATCGTGGGCCTGGGCGTCGGTACCATAGCCGCGTGGGGCCGGCCGGGTGACTACTTCCGCTTCTATGAAGTGAATCCAGCCATCATCAAGCTGGCCAGCGACCCCAACGGGTACTTCAGCTATCTTCGCGATTCCAGCGCGAAGGTCGCCATCGTGCCCGGCGACGCGCGGCTTTCGATGGAGCGTGAACTAGCTGAAGGTCGTTCTCAGCAGTTCGACGTACTCGTCATTGATGCGTTTAACGGAGACTCGATCCCGACTCATCTGCTGACCCGCCAGGCGATGCTCATCTACCTGGCTGAGCTCGCTCCGGACGGCGTCCTGGCAGTTCACGTCTCCAACCTGTTTCTCGATCTGCGCCCGGTGCTCGCCGAAAACAGCCGGGCCCTGGATTTGCGTTACGGCTTCGTCAGCAGCGAGGAAAAGGACGCGATGAACTGGGCGAGCGACTGGGTCCTGCTTGCGCGCAATGACAAAGTGCTGGGACAGCCTCGAATTGCAAGCCGCCTGAAATCGCGCGATGGGCTACGGCGCGTGCGCCCCTGGACCGATGACTACAGCGATCTGTTCCAACTGCTCAAATAGGTGGGGCGGTCGGTGGTCCCAGGATTAGAGGTGGACTTGACGCAATCGAGCCCCACGCGCTAGAGGCGCCTTCATGCAGGTGGCGCATGGATCGCGAATGACCTTCGCACCGGTCTCTGGGCATCGTTCAGGCGGTATCGACTTTAAGCGCCTTATCCAGGGAACCCCCGGCGCTCTCGACAACTTTGAGTTGAGTCTCGTGCGCACGGCGGGCGACTATTACACGCCGCGCCATCGTCACAACTTCGACCAGGTGCGTTTCTGCCTGGAGGGCGTCATGAACTACGCTCCGGACAAGAACCTGGAGAGAGGCGCGGTCGGCTATTTTCCCGAGGGAACCTTTTACGGTCCGCAACAGGACACCGCGGTGTCTGTAACGCTGGTGCTGCAGATTGTGGGGGCCAGCGGTCACGGCTTCATGAGCTACGACCAGTTGAGTGCCGGGTACCAGCAACTCTGCGACTACGGAAACTTCGAGGGGGGCGTATTCACGCGTACCACGGCCGACGGACGCATCGTTCGGAAAGACGGCTATGAAGCGGTCTGGGAGCATGTGATGCGCCGTGAGGTAAGGTATCCGGCGCCGCGCTTCGACGAGCCGGTCGTGATGTTCCCCGATAATTTTAACTGGATCGGGCTCGGCGGCGGGATCGAGGTCAAGCGACTGGGCGCATTTGGCGAGCGCGGCCTCGAACTAAGCTTCATCCACGCGCCGCGCGGCGCCAAACATGTTATTCACAACCTGGCGACGTGCGAACTGCTGTTCGTGGTGAACGGCGCCCTGCACGCTTTCGCCTCTGACGATCCGATTGACGCGCATTCGGCTCTGCGCGTTGAGGCGACCGACTCCGGCATCATGCTGGAGGTCGACGAAGAGGCCCTGATCTTCGCGATAAGGCTGCCACTTTTCCGCTGAAAGGCCGACACCATCGGGAGGAAATCATGGCAGCTGGAACAGCACGCTCATTGGCGCGATCGGGCCTATCGACCCGCACCGCCGCGTCTTCGCCGGGGTTCCATGCGAGCTGGTACGCGATCGCGCGCGCCGATGAAGTAACGCCAGGTCAGGTAGTTGGACGCGATTTCCTGGAAGGACGGGCGATTGTCTATCGGGGTGAGAGCGGGCGGGGGTCGGTAATGAGCGCCTACTGCCGTCACCTGGGCGCCGATCTCGGGGTCGGGAAAGTTATCGGCGAGGATGTGCGGTGCGGGTTCCATCATTGGCAATACGGTCCAGACGGCAGGTGCACCAAAATTCCGGCGTCCGACAAGATTCCCCGAGCGGCGCGTGTCTTCAAGTTTCCGACCGCGGAAAAATGGGGACTCGTCTGGGCGTTCAACGGCGAACAGCCGCTGTTCGAGGTCCCCGATTTTGCGGGGTATCAGGAGGCCGAGCTCGAGTATCGCACCATCGAGGCCTTCGACCTTCCGGTCGAACCGTGGGTGCCGTTTACCAATTCGATGGACTTTCAGCATTTGCAGGTGCTGCACGGTCTGAAAATCGATTTCGATCCGAAGCAAATCCAGGTCGGCGACTACCAAATTCAATACGACGTGCGCTTCGAAGATCCTAACCTCGGAGTGTTCGATCAGTGCATTCGCGTGACCGGGACCAACACCATCGCGCTGGCCGGCAAACTCAACGGGATGAGCGTTTGCTCGATGGCCACCGGAACCCCCACCCCCGATGGGCGGACCATCGGCTGGATGGTCACCGCCACGCCGCGTTCGGAGGCGCCGCCGCAGCAGCGGGCCCGGCAGCTAGAGATTGGTGAGGCATTTTTTAAGCGCCTCATCGAGGAAGACACACCGGTGTTGAGCACCGCGCATTTTCGTGAGGGCGTTCTGATCGAGGCAGATCGAGCGCTCGCCATGTTCTTTCAGTATGTGAAGCGGTTTCCGCGCGCCCGACCCGCCGCCCGTTTCGCTTGAAGGGCGCGAAGCTACTGCGCGGCTCGCTCTATCGCGGGTTTCCGCTTGCCGGCAAGATTGTGTGCGGTGTTCACTAGGCAGACGTGGGTGAATGCCTGCGGAAAATTCCCGAGCTGGAGCTTGCCGGTAGGATCGTATTCTTCCGCGAGCAAGCCAAGGTCGTTGGAGATCCCGAGCAGTCGTTCGAAAATAGCACGAGCTTCTTCGGTTCTGCCCAGCGCAGCCAGGTTGTCCGCATACCAATAGGTGCAGGCCAGAAAAGCGCCCTCGCCGCTGGGCAATCCATCGACGTTGCCGGAGCCCGAATAGCGCATCACGAACCCATCGACCATCAGTTCCTTCTCGATGGCCGCGACCGTGCCGACGACGCGAGCATCGGTTGCCGGAAGAAAACCAACCAGCGGCATCATCAGGATCGAAGCATCCAGCGAGGTGGCGCCGTAATACTGCACGAAGGCGTTGCGGGTTGCATTGTAACCGTTGCGGCAAACGTCGTCGTGGATCTGCTGACGCAGCGAGCGCCATTGCTCGACCGGGCCATGGAGGTTGAACTTTTCGACCGCCTTGACTGCGCGATCGACCGCGACCCACGCCATGACCTTCGAATGGGTGAAATGGCGGCGCGGTCCGCGCACCTCCCAGATACCTTCGTCGGGCTGATCCCAGGCCGACTCCAGGTAGTCCATAAGCTTCTTCTCGAGCGCCCACGCATAGTTCTGTTCGGGCACGCGATGCTTGCGCGCCACATGCATGGTGTCCATCACTTCGCCATACACGTCGAGCTGGAACTGCTCGTGAGCGGCGTTGCCGATGCGCACCGGCCGGCTATTGGAGTAGCCCGCCAGCCACGGCACTTCACGCTCGGTCAATTGGCGCTCGCCGGCGAGTCCGTACATGATCTGCATTTCTTGCGGGTGACCCGCCACCGCGCGAACCAGCCACTCCCGCCACGAACGAGCCTCCTGCGTGTAGCCCGCGATCAGCAACGCGTATAGCGTCAGAGTCGCGTCACGCAGCCAGCAGAACCGATAGTCCCAGTTGCGCACTCCGCCCAGGGCTTCGGGCAGCGAGGTGGTAGGTGCGGCAACGATACCGCCAGTCGGTGCGTAGCTGAGTGCTTTCAAGGTGATCAAGGAGCGCATGACGGGATCTCGCCATTCGCCCGTCCATTTGCATCTTGCAGACCAATCGCTCCACCACTTCTCATTTGTCGAGAGCAGCGCGTGGGCGTCGTCACCATGAGGAGTCGGGCGATGGGACGGATACCAAACCAGGGTGAAGGAAGCCTCTTGGTTAGCAGTGAGCGAGAATTCCCCTGTGTGAGCGAGGTCGTGGCCTACCAGTCGAATGGGCGACCGTAACTCGACAGCGTCCGGTCCTGCCATCGCACGCAGACCGTAGTCGGCACGGCGCACCCACGGGATCTCGCGGCCATAGCCAAAGCGCAGGATGAATTCTGTGCGCATGGTCACGCTGCCCGAGTTGCATCGGACCAAACGGACCAGGTCGACACGATCTTCGCGCTTGGGAATGGGCATGAAATCGATCAGCGTGGCGGAGCCTTGAGGGGTCTCGAAAGTAGTCTCCAGGATCAGGGTGTCGCCCCGGTATCGGCGCGTCACCCGGTTTACGTCACCGGCCGGCTCGATTTGCCAGCGGCCATTGGTTCGATCGCCGAGCAGCGCGGCGAAGCATGCCCCCGAGTCGAATCGTGGCACGCACAGCCAATCTATAGAGCCGTTGCGGCCGACCAGCGCGGCCGTGCGGGTATTGCCGATAAGGCCGTAGTCTTCGATCCTCAGGTTCACTTGGTTAGCCCCGTTACGGAAAACTCGCGCCGCCAGACTACCATGCAAGGGCAATGTCTACGACGCGGAACCATCGCCCATCGCCTGGGGTTTGCCTGCGGCACCGGTCCCTTAACAGTTCGTGGCTCGGTGCGGGGTCAGCTTGCCCACTGCGCTTTCAGTACGCCATTTTGACGGCGCGCCCGATGGGCGTCGTGTTTTGAGAGTTTGCTTCACCAGGTTCGGCTCGCCCGTGAGGTTGTAGAGATTTCTGAGCTGGGCCGCAAACAGGGCAGCGCAAGCAGATCCTTTCACCTATGAGGCAGCTCTGCGTGTCGAAGGAAAGGCGACTTCGGCGTTTGCCCTATTCAAGTCCGCAGCGACTGCGCTATGTCTCAAGTCATCCACAGCAAAGGAGACGACGATGGGTCGGCTCGACGGCAAGATTGCCTTGATCGTCGGCGGGGGCGCCGACGGACCCCCCAACACGGGTGAGACACTCGCCATCGGCAACGGGCGCGCGACCGCAATTATGTGCGCACGCGAAGGCGCAGCAGTGATGGTGTCCGATCTTAAGCTGGCGCTGGCGGAGGAAACCGCCGCCGCCATCCGGTCCGAAGGCGGCCGCGCCAAAGCAGTGACGTGCGATGCGAGCAAGGAGGAGGACTGTCGCGGGGCGGTCGAAGCGACGGTGCGCGAATTCGGCGGTCTGCAGCTGCTGGTGAACAACGTCGGAATCGGAATCGGTGGCAATTTGCTCAAAACCACGACCGAGCAATTTGACCGGATGGTTGCGGTGAATCTGAGGAGCCATTTCCTTACGATGCGATACGCGGTACCGGAAATCGCGAAAGCAGGCGGCGGAGCGATTGTAAACGTCTCGTCGATGGCAGCACTAAGGAGCAATCGGCTGATTCCATACGAGGCCACCAAGGCTGCGCTGCTGGGATTGTCACGCTCCGCTGCGGCGTCCCACGCGCGAGACAAAATCCGTGTTAACACGATTCTGCCCGGACTGATCAATTCCACCATGGTGCGGCGCGAAATCGGTGATCGCGAAGCGGCGGTCGCACCACGCATCCCGCTGCGGAGGCAGGGGACTCCCTGGGAGATCGCCAAAGCGATCGTGTTTCTGCTCTCCGACGACGCTTCCTATATCACTGGGACGGAACTGATCGTGGATGGCGGGCTGTCGATGGGGTGAGCGCGGGCGAGGAAACGCCGGCCGGTGCGTCAGGACCAGCCATAAAACGTGCGAGCGAGGACCCTGAGGATCTCAGTTCCGGGAGAACGGCCGCACGCCGCAAGTCGGTCCACGCGGCGGACCCTTGAAAACGTTCACGGACTTCCAGGAGCGGGAGAGGACGCATAGGTCGCGAATATGCGCAAAGTAAGATTCGGTTATCAGCTTGACTTCCGGAATCCGCCTAGATCCGAGCGCAGTTTTGCCACGCTGTATGGTGATTCATTGGAGCAGGTGGAATTGGCCGAGGCCCTCGGCTTCGACTCCATTTGGCTAACCGAGCATCACTTCACCGACGATGGTTATCTTCCCGCGATGCTCCCGGCTGCGGCTGCGATCGCGGCGCGCACCAAGCGCGTTACCATCGGGACCTTCGTGCTGCTTGCGCCATTTCAGCATCCACTCAAACTCGCTGAAGACGCGGCGGTGGTGGACGTTATTTCGAACGGCCGTTTGCGGCTGGGGTTGGGGCAGGGCTACCGACAGGAAGAGTTCGATGGGTTCGGTGTACCCCGCGCGGAGCGGCTGGGACGTACCCTGGAGACCATCGAAATTCTAAAGCTGGCGTGGACCGGCCAGCGCTTCAGCTTCGACGGCAAATATTTTCACTTCAAAGACGTGCGGGTGCTGCCCACCCCGGCAAGCCATCCCTATCCGGAATTGCTGTGGGGGGCGGGAGCGCCGAAAGCGATTCGGCGTGCGGCGAAGATGGGATTGTCGTTTGCATGTGTCGGCGGACGCAAGGAAATGGGAATCTATACCGAGGCGCTCAAGGAGGCCGGGCGCAATCCGGCGGACTTCAGCCTGGTTAACAGCCGGGTCGTCTACATCGCTGCCACGGCGCAACAGGCCTGGAAGGAGGTCGGCGATGCGCTTATGTATCAAGCCCAGCACTATGGCAAGTGGCTCAGCGCGGCGGCCGGCACGAGCGACATGAGCCAGGTGCTGATCCGGCCCGATCCGGAGCGGTTGAAGCGCACCAGCATTCTGGGTCCGCCCGAGGAAGTCCGTGCGCGGATAACGGCGGTGATCGAGTCGGGCCCGATTACCGACTTGATTACGGTGGCGCAGCTACCCGGTCTGGATCCGGCCAAGGCGCGCCGATCTCTGGAACGCTTCGGCCGCGAGGTGCTGCCCGCATTCAAGTAGAAAACCGAGTCAGCCATCGAGCGTAAGGACAGCCGCCAGGTCTGTCGGGATCTCCCGGGTTCCTGAGTGCCGTGATCTCGATTAACGTGCCGAAGTCACCGGTTGTACGCAGATGTTTCTGCAGCCCCGGGAGTTTATCTTTTCATCGGTTCGGCGAGGAGGAGATCGATGCGACTGTTCACTTTCGCCACCAGTCCGTACGCGCGCAAAGTCCGCATGGCACTGGACTTCAAGGGCCTCAGCTACGAGCCTATCGAGCGCTGTTATTCCCTGGACCACAAACAGGACCTGTTCGCCGCCAGCCCGCGCGCGGAAGTTCCCGCCTTGATTCTCGACGACGGCCGCACCCTCGCGGACTCCACGATCATCTGCGAATACCTGGAAGATGCGTTTCCCAGCCCGCCTCTGCGACCGTCCGATCCGTATCAACGGGCGCGGATGCGCCAGGTCGAAGATTTGTGCGATCGCGTGTGTGACGCGGTCACCTATGGCTACTGGATAGCGGAGGCGCGAAAATCCGCACCGGAAGCGGCAGCGATGAGCCAGGCGTCGCGCGCGGAATTCGCCGAGCTGCTGCAAAAGCTTGAAGGCGAACTTGGCCAGGGCGACTTCTTCTGCGGCTCACCCAGCATCGCGGATTTGGCGGCCATCTGCCACGTGCCGGCGGCGCGGGCGATGGGCATTGACCTTGGCGGGATGCCGCGGCTGAAAGCCTGGATCGCCAGGATGACGGCGATTCCCGCGGTGCAGGGCGATCGTCAGCGGCTAGTGCGGGCTCTTGCCAAGGTTCATGATATCAGCAGCGAGCTGGTGGGCCCCGACGGGCGAATTCACTGGCGCGACAGCCGCCTTGAGTGGCCGGTGCGACGCGGGTTTATCGATTTCGTGGCGCGCGAATTTCACGCGGGCAAGATGATGTTCCCGCCCCAGGCCACCTAGGCTCGCGACTGGAGGTTACCAGCATGCCAGTGTCCTACATTCCGCGGACTCGGGAGCTGTATGCCGAGTTCAACAATCCGTATCGTTGGGTGACCAATGAGTCCGTGCCCTGGACGCCGCTCACCAAGCCGATCGCGCTGTGCAAGGTGGCACTCATGAGCTCCGGCGGCGTCATGTACCGTGATCAACCGCGGTTCCATCACGAGGATGCGTCCTACCGACGCATTCCCAAGAGCGCGACCCGCGAGGATTTGAACGTCTGGCACTTCGGATATCCAACCAAGGATGCGCAACTCGATCCCAACTGCGTGTTTCCGTGGGAACGGCTGAAGCAGCTCGAGCGCGAGAAAGTGATCGGTGAATTGCACGATCCATGCTTTAGCTTCATGGGCGGCATCTACTCCGCGCGCAAAGTGCGCACCGAACTCGCTCCGAAAATCGCGGCTGAACTCAAAGGCGCCAAAGTTGATGCTTTCTACCTGGTGCCCGCCTGACCCGTGTGCCATCAGTCCGTCGGACTGATAGCGCGCGCAGTCGAGGAGGCCGGAATCCCGACTTTGTGTATGACTTCGGCGATCGACATAACCAAGGCCGTCAAGCCGCCACGCGCGGTGTTTGTCAATTTTCCGCTGGGCCACCAGACGGGCAAACCCAATCAGCCCGAGTTGCAAAAACGTATCGTCGTGGATGCGATGCACGAATTTGAGGCCATTGCACAGCCGGGAACAATCGTCGAGTTACCCTACATCTGGGACGCCAACGATCGCAGCTGGGAAGAACGAGACTACACGAAGGGCTGGATGCCGGAGAGGCCTTCGAAGGGAGCTGCAGACAGAGAGGAAGCGGAAAGGCGCGCGCGTTACTCGAGCTGAAGGGTTGCCTTGCGCGCAGCAGTCTGGCGTGGCGCAAAGAGGAGCGAACTATGAATGGCGTGGCGGCAATTGTCGGCCTGGCAGTACTGGAATACATGATTTTCGGGGTCCTGGTGGGAAGAGCGCGCGGTACCTACCACGTACCGGCACCGGCAACGACCGGAGACCCAACCTTCGAGCGCTACTTTCGGGTACATCAGAACTCGATGGAAGCACTGGTAGTGTTCATTCCGTCGCTGTTGCTGTTTGCATACTATGTGAGCGTATCGCTGGCGATCGCGGTAGGGTTAATTTTTCTGGTCGGTCGGATCATCTACGGGACCGGCTACATCACTGCGCCCGAGAAGCGCGGCCCCGGGGCGATGATCACCTTTAGCGTGAATGCCGTTCTCGTGCTCGGTGCGATTATTGGACCGATCGTTCATCACTTCCGGGTCCACTAGGGTTTCTGGCCGCGTCGACTGGCGGCCAGCCACGACTTGAAGGTTTTCGCGCGTCCTCATCCGCCCCTCCTTAGGGAATTATCCCCGAAACGCGAAGAGAACTTCCGGCGCAGAGGAACTGGGAACTTGGCAGATTTGGGGCGACCTACTAAAGTCGGGTCTTCGGAATTCTGCTCCTAACTATCAATCCGGAATAAGGAGATTTTTCTCATGGCGGAAGAACGCAAAGGCGTCGTTACGATGAGGGGTAACCCCATGACGCTGGTCGGTCCTGAACTCAAGCCCGGCCAGAAGGCTCCGGGCTTCACCATAGTCGGTAAGGGACTGCAACCGGCGGGGCTCGACCAGTTCAAAGGCAAGGTCAAAGTCATCACCACGGTTCCCTCGCTCGACACGCCGGTCTGCGATGCGGAGACGCGGCGCTTCAACGAAGAGGCATCCAAGCTTCCCGGCGACGTGCAGATTTTGAGCATCTCGATGGATCTTCCGTTTGCACAGGCGCGCTGGTGCGGAGCGGCCGGGGTAGACAAGGTGACGACACTGAGCGACTACCGGGGTGCGGAATTCGGCCAGAAATATGGGGCCTTGATCAAGGAGCTTCATCTGCTGGCGCGCGCGGTGTTCGTGGTCGATAAGAACGACAACGTCACCTACGTCGAATACGTCAAGGAAGTCGCGGAGCATCCAAACTACGAAGCCGCGCTCAGCGCCGCTCGCAAGGCTGCCGCCGCATGAAAACCTCGGCCGGGGAGGTGCGCGTCCATAGCGCACCCTCCTGAGCTATTCGCCATCAGACGGAGCACAATCTTGCAGGAGAATGAAAATTCGCCGCGGTCTTTCGCGCATGGGCTTCCTTTCGCGGTGGGACTGAAGCGCGGCCTCTACGAGGCAATTTTTCGCCGGCGCGACATGCGCGAGTTTTTGCCCGATCCGATTCCTGACGAGGTCCTGGCGCGAGTGCTGATCGCGGCGCACCATGCGGCCAGTGTTGGATTCACGCAGCCGTGGGACTTCGTCGTGATCCGTGATCTGGAGCGGCGCCGACGCGTGCATGCAATCTTTGACGAGGAGCGAATCAAGAACGCCGATCAGTTCGTCGACGAACGCCGCGCGAATTTTCTGTCGCTCAAGCTCGAGGGAATCCTCGAGTCGCCCCTCAACGTGCTGGTGACCTGTACTCCGGGCCGTTCGGGTCCCGGGATACTCGGCAAGACCAGCATTCGCGACGTCGAGATTTATTCGTCGTGCCTGGCGGTGGAAAATTTCTGGCTGGCAGCGCGAGCCGAGGGATTGGGCGTGGGATGGGTGAGCATTCTCCGCAATGAGGCGCTGGTGGAGATTTTTTCGATTCCCGCTGGAACGATTCCTCTCGCATACCTCTGCGTGGGCTACGTTCGCAACTTTCCCGACCAACCCGTCCTCGCGACAAAAGGCTGGGCGCGCCGGCTACCTCCTCGAACGCTGCTGCACTTCGATTCATGGCATGGAGACCATTCGTCCGGCGACGACCTGATCAAGGCGATCCAAAATCCGGACATCTGGCACGAGATCTTTCCCGACGAAGATCCTGGAGAGCACTGAAGCTCGTCTTGGACCGCTCGATCCCCTGGCGGTGGGAGGTCCGTGACCGCACCCTGATAGTCCGGTTCGACACTCCGTTCCGCACCCTGGGATGGGCGCCTATGGGAGGTGGTTTTTCACGAGCCCGCGTCGTCGCCAACCACCAGGTGTCGGCTGACGATAGCGGAGCGACCGAAGCTCCCCTACGGTACCTTCGCCGCACGATTCGTCATCTTGCGATCGATCCTCGCGGCGTTGTTGCGATGATGACCGGTGCGAACGTCGGCCAGGCCGCATACGCTTTTGCCAGTCGCGGATCCCTGGTCGCAGGTGCGTGGTGCACGGCGGGGTGCACGAATGCCCTGCGGGTCGGAGACCGCGCGACCTTCGCTTCGGCGGCACCTGGTACGATCAATCTAATCGTCGCGCTTAATGAGCCTTTTGATGACAGCGCTCTGACAGAGGCAGTGCAGATAACCACCGAAGCGCGGGTTGTGGCGGTTCAGGGAGCCAAAGTCGCCAGCACAAGATCCGGCAAGCCTGCTACAGGAACCGGAACCGATTGCCTCGTGGTTGCGACTCCCGTGGGAAAGGATGCTCATCGCTACTGCGGGAAGCATACGGTGGCCGGCGAATTGATCGGCCGCGCCGTACTGGCGAGCTGTGCAAGAGCCTTGGTGCGCGAGGCGAGGAATCGCTGATGGTGCGGAAGAATCCGCCGGATGCTCGGCCCCGACCTGGCCCCGGATTCGTTTCTGGGCTGGTGGAGCCAGCCGCGGCAATGACGCCATGGGGCGGTTTGCCGAGTCACCGGACCGCTGGACTCGGGCTCGTCGGTTAGCGCGATGACGCACGCGCTTCATCTCTCCACGACGTTGATCGCCTTGGCAATGCTGCTCGATGTGACTTTGGGTGATCCGCGCTGGTTGCCGCATCCAGCGCGGATTATGGGGGCCGCCATCTCCTGGGGCGAGGACACTCTCCATACCGGCGATGGGCAACAGGACCTCCGACGAGGGGCGGTCTTGGCCACCGTGGTGGTAGTGCTCTCGGCGGGAGTGACGTGGGCAATCATCGAAATATGTGATCGCGTCGATCCAACCTTGGGCGCGCTTGCCGCGCTCGCGATTGCGTGGACCACGCTGGCTGCACGCGGGCTCGATTCAGCCGCGCGGGAAGTTCAAGATGCATTGTTGCGCGGCGATGAACCCGCTGCGCGTCGCGCGATGCCCGCGCTGGTGGGCCGTGATCCCGGATCGCTTGACCGTGACGCGATGATTAGAGCGACGGTAGAGTCGGTTGCGGAAAACGCGAGCGACGGAGTCATTGCCCCGCTGCTATTCCTGTTCCTTGGGGGGCCGGTGGGAGCGATCGCCTACAAGGCCATCAATACGCTGGATTCGATGATTGCCCATCGCGATGAACGCTACACTTACTTCGGGCGGTTTGCCGCGCGCCTCGACGACGCCGCGAACTGGGTTCCCGCGCGAGTCACCGCGCTGTGCATCATAGGGGCGTCGGAGGCCTGGTCGCGTCGAGGTAGCGATGCCTACTCGGTGTGGCGGCGCGATGCAGGCAAACATGAAAGCCCCAACGCGGGTCATCCTGAAGCTGCGATGGCAGGCGCGCTCGGAATTCAACTCGGCGGTGCCGCTGTGTATGAAGGTAAAAAGATAGAGCGTGCGTTGCTCGGGGAGGCCGTGGGTCCGGCAAAAGTAGAAGCCATCGCGAGTGCGCGGACCATCCTCAAGGTCGCGACGCTCATCGCGTTCGTGGGCATCGCGACCATCCGAGCGGCCGTCGTATGACGAATCCGGTCCCCATAGATCGAACCCATGGCGGAGACCAGCCACCTGGCATCATCGATTGTAGTGTGAGCATCAACCCGCTTGGCCCACCCCCCGGCGCGGTCCACGCGTACTCCACGGCACTGACTCGCATCACCTCATATCCTCCACCCAAGAGCGCCGCGCTGGAGAAACGACTGGCGACCTGGTTCGGCGTCGACCCGCGCAACGTGCTGGCCGCCAATGGAACGACCCAATTGATCTACCTGCTGGCGCGGGTGCTGGAACCGGCGCGACCGTTCGTCGTGGTTCCGACTTTTAGCGAGATCGCCAATGCCTTGGCGGGCGAGGGACTGCCGCCGGAGCCGATCTTTCTAGCCCCCGAACACCGGTACCAGCTCGACTTGCGCCAGATCGATGAGGCGCTGGCCGGTCACGCCGGTGCGATTTTTCTTGGCCGCCCCAATAGTCCGACCGGTACGATGGTGACGATGCTGGAGATTGGCGAGATCGCCGCGCGATGCGAGAGGCGCGGATGCTGGTGCGTGCTTGATGAGGCATTCATCGATTTCGTGGATCCTCCGGATTCTGCGGTGCAGATGGCCACCCAAAATCCGCGTGTGATCGTACTGCGGTCGCTCACCAAGTCGTTTGCGATACCCGGCCTGCGCCTCGGCTGCGTGGTTGCGGCGGATGAAGTGGTCGACGCACTCCGCGACGCGATCGAACCCTGGTCGGTGAATGTGGTCGCCGAGAGCGTCGGTCTTGCGTGTCTTGAACACTCCGACGAATACCTGGCGCGAACGCGCGCACTGATCGCGACAGAGCGTGCTTACTTGGCGGAGGCTTTGGCCGGCGCGGCCGGGGTGAGTGTGTTTCCCTCCGTGGCAAACTTTCTGATGCTCGAAGTCGAAGCTGAGATTACGCCGGGGAAGTTCGGCGCGCACATGTTGAGCCACGGCATCGCGGTTCGCGACCTGCGCACGATGCCAGGATGCAAGGTGGGCCTCTACCGAGTTGGAGTCCGGAATCGCGAGGACAATGAACGACTGGTGAATGAAGCAGGAAAGTGGAGGAAATAGGCGTTAGCCGACCAGAGCACCGGTCGGGAGTCGCGTCGAGAGATCCTTGGAGTGCGTAGGGCTTCCGAATTTTCCCGTCGATGGAGTTGTTAGAAGAAACGCTCGGCTCGATTCGGCCGCTCGACTCCGACGCCGAGCGCGCAGCTGCTGCTCGTCTGGACTCGCTGACCAAGCCGCCCGGCAGTCTCGGATACTTGGAGAAGGCGATCCGCCGTTACGCCGCGATTCGCGGTGACGGTAGTGCGCACATCGGGCGGGCCGCAATCGCGGTGTTCGTAGCCGA of the Candidatus Binataceae bacterium genome contains:
- a CDS encoding SDR family NAD(P)-dependent oxidoreductase, with translation MGRLDGKIALIVGGGADGPPNTGETLAIGNGRATAIMCAREGAAVMVSDLKLALAEETAAAIRSEGGRAKAVTCDASKEEDCRGAVEATVREFGGLQLLVNNVGIGIGGNLLKTTTEQFDRMVAVNLRSHFLTMRYAVPEIAKAGGGAIVNVSSMAALRSNRLIPYEATKAALLGLSRSAAASHARDKIRVNTILPGLINSTMVRREIGDREAAVAPRIPLRRQGTPWEIAKAIVFLLSDDASYITGTELIVDGGLSMG
- a CDS encoding glycine/sarcosine/betaine reductase selenoprotein B family protein, with amino-acid sequence MPVSYIPRTRELYAEFNNPYRWVTNESVPWTPLTKPIALCKVALMSSGGVMYRDQPRFHHEDASYRRIPKSATREDLNVWHFGYPTKDAQLDPNCVFPWERLKQLEREKVIGELHDPCFSFMGGIYSARKVRTELAPKIAAELKGAKVDAFYLVPA
- a CDS encoding glycoside hydrolase family 15 protein, with translation MNLRIEDYGLIGNTRTAALVGRNGSIDWLCVPRFDSGACFAALLGDRTNGRWQIEPAGDVNRVTRRYRGDTLILETTFETPQGSATLIDFMPIPKREDRVDLVRLVRCNSGSVTMRTEFILRFGYGREIPWVRRADYGLRAMAGPDAVELRSPIRLVGHDLAHTGEFSLTANQEASFTLVWYPSHRPTPHGDDAHALLSTNEKWWSDWSARCKWTGEWRDPVMRSLITLKALSYAPTGGIVAAPTTSLPEALGGVRNWDYRFCWLRDATLTLYALLIAGYTQEARSWREWLVRAVAGHPQEMQIMYGLAGERQLTEREVPWLAGYSNSRPVRIGNAAHEQFQLDVYGEVMDTMHVARKHRVPEQNYAWALEKKLMDYLESAWDQPDEGIWEVRGPRRHFTHSKVMAWVAVDRAVKAVEKFNLHGPVEQWRSLRQQIHDDVCRNGYNATRNAFVQYYGATSLDASILMMPLVGFLPATDARVVGTVAAIEKELMVDGFVMRYSGSGNVDGLPSGEGAFLACTYWYADNLAALGRTEEARAIFERLLGISNDLGLLAEEYDPTGKLQLGNFPQAFTHVCLVNTAHNLAGKRKPAIERAAQ
- a CDS encoding LLM class flavin-dependent oxidoreductase → MRKVRFGYQLDFRNPPRSERSFATLYGDSLEQVELAEALGFDSIWLTEHHFTDDGYLPAMLPAAAAIAARTKRVTIGTFVLLAPFQHPLKLAEDAAVVDVISNGRLRLGLGQGYRQEEFDGFGVPRAERLGRTLETIEILKLAWTGQRFSFDGKYFHFKDVRVLPTPASHPYPELLWGAGAPKAIRRAAKMGLSFACVGGRKEMGIYTEALKEAGRNPADFSLVNSRVVYIAATAQQAWKEVGDALMYQAQHYGKWLSAAAGTSDMSQVLIRPDPERLKRTSILGPPEEVRARITAVIESGPITDLITVAQLPGLDPAKARRSLERFGREVLPAFK
- a CDS encoding Rieske 2Fe-2S domain-containing protein translates to MAAGTARSLARSGLSTRTAASSPGFHASWYAIARADEVTPGQVVGRDFLEGRAIVYRGESGRGSVMSAYCRHLGADLGVGKVIGEDVRCGFHHWQYGPDGRCTKIPASDKIPRAARVFKFPTAEKWGLVWAFNGEQPLFEVPDFAGYQEAELEYRTIEAFDLPVEPWVPFTNSMDFQHLQVLHGLKIDFDPKQIQVGDYQIQYDVRFEDPNLGVFDQCIRVTGTNTIALAGKLNGMSVCSMATGTPTPDGRTIGWMVTATPRSEAPPQQRARQLEIGEAFFKRLIEEDTPVLSTAHFREGVLIEADRALAMFFQYVKRFPRARPAARFA
- a CDS encoding glutathione S-transferase family protein; its protein translation is MRLFTFATSPYARKVRMALDFKGLSYEPIERCYSLDHKQDLFAASPRAEVPALILDDGRTLADSTIICEYLEDAFPSPPLRPSDPYQRARMRQVEDLCDRVCDAVTYGYWIAEARKSAPEAAAMSQASRAEFAELLQKLEGELGQGDFFCGSPSIADLAAICHVPAARAMGIDLGGMPRLKAWIARMTAIPAVQGDRQRLVRALAKVHDISSELVGPDGRIHWRDSRLEWPVRRGFIDFVAREFHAGKMMFPPQAT